One region of Bacterioplanoides sp. SCSIO 12839 genomic DNA includes:
- a CDS encoding diguanylate cyclase, with the protein MTKPASTAVSLGASDGVSLLHRKIHEYVKGEPLHVLLLGRNDYTEALAENIAQTGYRAKIVDSISHLLAREEANTFAVIINMDVISEKQHQWLIDLADSNKQWPVIALSSEDNLEIRATAVRMGGQSFFTAPFDTHAIITELNALSERFERDPYQVLVVDDQRSVADYYSSVLREAGFVTETITSPMKDLMPYLQHHIPDLILLDLYMPDISGQELAGIIRQMSNLISVPIVFLSCEMSSEHQLRALCTGADTFLTKPVKSADLLAAVESRIRRGRTVRNLVTRDPLTGLLNRRETLRRLDDGVARFQRYGHTLSLVMLDLDHFKSINDNYGHAMGDKVIKHFSMALQSVLRDDDIICRWGGEEFVLVLTETGPDITTKIVQRVAAFLLDSSPFDDFKYTFSAGIVSAEAGMNSENMLDIADRRLYQAKAQGRNCIVSRGD; encoded by the coding sequence ATGACCAAGCCAGCCTCCACAGCCGTATCGTTGGGTGCTTCTGATGGTGTCTCTTTATTACACCGTAAGATTCATGAGTATGTGAAGGGGGAGCCTCTGCATGTATTGCTGCTGGGGCGTAATGATTATACCGAGGCACTGGCTGAAAATATTGCTCAGACAGGCTATCGGGCCAAAATAGTTGACTCGATCTCTCATCTACTGGCTCGAGAAGAAGCCAATACGTTTGCTGTTATCATTAATATGGATGTTATTTCAGAGAAGCAGCACCAATGGTTGATTGACCTTGCTGACAGTAATAAGCAATGGCCTGTGATTGCACTAAGCTCAGAAGATAACCTTGAAATCCGTGCGACTGCGGTACGCATGGGAGGGCAATCGTTTTTTACGGCCCCGTTTGATACACATGCCATTATTACTGAATTAAATGCGTTAAGTGAGCGTTTTGAGCGCGACCCTTATCAGGTATTGGTGGTTGATGACCAGCGATCGGTAGCTGACTATTATTCTTCGGTATTGCGTGAAGCCGGTTTTGTGACTGAAACCATCACTTCGCCGATGAAAGACCTGATGCCATACCTGCAGCATCATATTCCGGATCTGATTCTGTTGGATTTGTATATGCCGGATATCAGTGGACAGGAGCTGGCTGGGATTATTCGTCAAATGAGTAATCTGATTTCTGTGCCGATTGTGTTTCTCTCTTGTGAAATGAGCTCTGAACATCAGTTGCGTGCTTTGTGTACCGGGGCGGATACCTTTTTGACCAAGCCGGTTAAATCTGCGGACTTGCTGGCGGCGGTAGAGTCACGTATCCGTCGTGGGCGAACGGTTCGTAATCTGGTGACTCGTGACCCATTAACCGGCTTGCTGAATCGTCGCGAAACACTGCGTCGCCTGGATGACGGGGTTGCTCGCTTCCAGCGTTACGGTCATACACTCAGCCTGGTGATGCTCGATCTCGATCATTTCAAATCCATCAATGACAATTATGGACATGCCATGGGAGATAAAGTGATCAAACATTTCTCGATGGCTTTGCAGTCCGTATTACGTGATGACGACATTATTTGTCGTTGGGGTGGTGAAGAATTTGTTTTGGTATTGACTGAAACCGGCCCGGATATCACGACAAAAATTGTACAGCGGGTGGCTGCATTTTTACTCGATAGTAGCCCGTTTGATGATTTTAAATATACTTTTTCAGCGGGCATTGTTAGTGCGGAAGCCGGTATGAACAGCGAAAATATGCTTGATATTGCCGATCGACGTTTGTATCAGGCGAAAGCTCAGGGGCGAAATTGTATTGTGAGTCGTGGTGATTAA
- a CDS encoding nitrate reductase yields the protein MSQMIQQTQTTCPYCGVGCGVDARQLNGELLPVAGTQTHPANFGRLCVKGSNLHDTLDHNGRLLTPLMSGNPTSWDKALNLIADKIQQVLNSHGPDAIGFYGSGQLLTEDYYVANKLMKGFIGSANIDTNSRLCMASAVAGYKRAFGSDTVPGCYEDLEKTDLLLLVGSNTAWAHPIIFQRISQAKKNNPDMKVVVIDPRRTATCDIADLHLALKPGSDGFLFNALLAYLANHNALDHTFIEQHTEGFEEALTQAQQQCSDLEAVAQQCDLPRADLETCFEWFANSPTAVTAYSMGINQSATGTDKANAIINVHLATGKIGKPGSCPFSITGQPNAMGGREVGGLANQLAAHMDFAAADRERVKRFWNAPGVAEKPGLKAIDLFKAAEKGDIKFLWIMSTNPVVSMPDADLIKRALKKVELVVVSDCMADTDTAAFAHVLLPAASWGEKNGTVTNSERRISRQRGFLPSPGEAKPDWWMLAQVAQRLGFSEQFDYQKPYDVFIEHARLSAFENGGSRDFDLSGLADMNEAQFEALAPIQWPVNNTFPQGRARFYDDGYFYTLSGKARFVSNAAIMPVRVDQPGLLNMNTGRIRDHWHTMTRTGKAGKLAQHIAEPFVDIHPQDAENLGIKDKQLVVVRSELNEILVKAQLTDAQKRGEVFVPMHWTERYSKQARMGSLINSDHDPVSGQPELKVTDVMLSPAELDWQGFILSKQDLFASDKVTQRRPLDCEYWTVGKTDTGYFYNIAGSGAGMDILTEIKQRLTSDTECQWVCLDDANKGHHRWACIANNQLQAVMFLHDIQQPLTLNQTWLIEQFNQPELDRNTRLALLTGKPPGQKEDPGAIVCSCFQVGERAIQKAIAEGASSAAELGEKLLCGTNCGSCIPELTAMIKSYTPAQAQAHELATELSES from the coding sequence ATGAGCCAAATGATTCAGCAAACTCAAACCACCTGCCCGTACTGTGGTGTCGGTTGTGGAGTGGATGCCCGTCAACTGAATGGTGAACTGTTACCCGTCGCCGGAACACAAACACATCCGGCCAATTTCGGGCGTTTGTGCGTTAAAGGTTCAAACCTGCATGACACACTGGATCATAATGGTCGCTTGCTGACACCTCTGATGTCGGGCAACCCAACATCATGGGATAAAGCGCTCAACCTGATCGCGGATAAAATTCAGCAGGTGCTTAATAGTCATGGCCCTGATGCCATTGGTTTTTATGGTTCAGGTCAACTCCTCACCGAAGACTATTATGTTGCCAACAAGCTGATGAAGGGCTTTATCGGCAGTGCCAACATAGACACCAATTCACGCTTGTGTATGGCCTCGGCCGTTGCCGGTTACAAACGCGCCTTTGGCAGTGATACCGTCCCTGGCTGTTACGAAGATCTGGAAAAAACCGACTTATTGTTGCTGGTCGGCAGCAATACGGCCTGGGCACACCCGATTATTTTCCAACGCATCAGTCAGGCAAAAAAGAACAACCCGGATATGAAAGTGGTGGTCATTGATCCACGTCGCACCGCCACTTGTGATATTGCCGATTTACATCTGGCGCTAAAACCCGGCTCAGATGGCTTCTTGTTCAATGCGCTTTTAGCCTACCTGGCAAATCACAACGCGTTGGATCACACCTTTATCGAGCAACATACCGAAGGTTTTGAAGAGGCATTAACTCAGGCCCAGCAGCAGTGTTCTGATCTGGAAGCCGTTGCACAACAATGTGACCTGCCACGGGCCGATCTGGAAACCTGTTTTGAGTGGTTCGCCAATAGCCCAACCGCGGTGACCGCTTATTCGATGGGCATTAACCAAAGTGCTACCGGAACGGATAAAGCCAATGCCATCATCAATGTACACCTGGCAACCGGTAAGATTGGTAAGCCGGGCAGCTGCCCGTTTTCGATTACAGGTCAACCCAATGCCATGGGGGGCCGCGAAGTGGGTGGACTGGCCAATCAGTTAGCCGCTCATATGGATTTTGCCGCGGCTGATCGCGAACGAGTGAAACGTTTCTGGAATGCTCCGGGTGTCGCGGAAAAACCCGGATTAAAAGCCATCGACCTGTTTAAAGCCGCCGAAAAAGGCGACATTAAATTCCTTTGGATCATGTCCACCAACCCGGTGGTTTCGATGCCGGATGCCGACCTGATTAAACGCGCGCTGAAAAAAGTCGAGCTGGTCGTTGTTTCAGACTGCATGGCCGATACCGATACCGCCGCCTTTGCCCACGTCTTGTTACCGGCCGCCAGCTGGGGCGAAAAAAACGGCACCGTCACCAACTCCGAACGCCGGATTTCCCGCCAACGTGGCTTTTTACCCAGCCCGGGCGAAGCCAAACCGGACTGGTGGATGCTCGCTCAAGTGGCACAACGCTTAGGGTTCAGTGAACAGTTTGACTACCAGAAGCCCTATGACGTCTTTATTGAGCATGCTCGCTTGTCGGCCTTTGAAAATGGCGGCAGCCGGGATTTTGATTTATCTGGCCTGGCCGATATGAATGAAGCTCAGTTTGAAGCGCTAGCTCCGATTCAATGGCCGGTCAACAACACCTTCCCACAAGGTCGTGCCCGCTTTTATGACGATGGTTATTTCTACACGCTTTCGGGAAAAGCACGTTTTGTCAGCAACGCAGCCATCATGCCGGTGCGGGTAGATCAGCCCGGTTTACTGAATATGAATACCGGCCGGATTCGTGACCACTGGCACACCATGACCCGTACTGGTAAGGCTGGCAAGCTGGCACAACACATTGCTGAGCCCTTTGTCGACATTCATCCTCAGGATGCTGAAAACCTGGGAATTAAGGACAAACAACTGGTTGTGGTTCGCAGCGAACTGAACGAAATTCTGGTTAAGGCACAACTGACCGATGCTCAGAAACGCGGCGAAGTGTTCGTCCCAATGCATTGGACTGAGCGTTACAGCAAACAAGCACGTATGGGCAGCCTGATTAATTCCGATCATGACCCGGTTTCAGGCCAGCCTGAATTAAAAGTGACCGATGTGATGTTGTCCCCCGCCGAGCTGGATTGGCAGGGTTTTATTCTGAGTAAGCAGGACCTATTTGCATCCGACAAAGTCACACAACGCCGTCCTCTGGACTGTGAATACTGGACCGTCGGCAAAACCGACACTGGTTACTTTTATAATATCGCAGGCAGTGGTGCCGGAATGGACATCCTGACCGAGATTAAACAACGGCTGACATCGGATACAGAATGCCAATGGGTGTGTCTGGATGATGCAAACAAAGGCCATCATCGTTGGGCCTGTATTGCCAACAACCAACTGCAAGCGGTGATGTTTTTACATGATATTCAACAGCCACTGACACTGAACCAGACCTGGCTGATCGAACAATTTAACCAGCCAGAACTCGACCGAAACACACGCCTGGCGCTGTTAACAGGCAAACCACCAGGCCAAAAAGAAGACCCGGGCGCCATTGTTTGCTCCTGTTTCCAGGTGGGTGAACGCGCGATTCAAAAAGCCATTGCCGAAGGTGCAAGCAGTGCTGCCGAATTAGGCGAAAAACTGCTGTGTGGTACCAACTGTGGCTCCTGCATTCCAGAGCTGACCGCCATGATTAAATCCTATACGCCAGCACAAGCACAAGCACATGAGCTGGCGACCGAGTTAAGTGAATCCTGA
- a CDS encoding NarK family nitrate/nitrite MFS transporter, giving the protein MTSEKFNLFVFSGKMKILHLSWMAFFITFLVWFNHAPMLQAIASSLGLAPSEVKTLLILNVALTIPARVIIGMLTDRFGPRIVYSLLLAICSIPCFMFALADDFAQAAIARFMLGFIGAGFVIGIRMVSEWFPANELGTAEGIYGGWGNFGSAAAAFTLPVVALAFGGDDGWRYAIGLTGVLSLLFSFIYYANVSDTPKGSTYFRPKNLGALEVTSKGDFFFLVIMKIPMYAALALLTWKLSPQGVSLLSETTALLCYVGLVLLFLYELTHVWKVNKHVFEAPVDEIHQYKFKQVAVLNVLYFATFGSELAVVSMLPLFFAETFELTPVVAGMVASAYAFMNLMSRPGGGWLSDKFGRKSTLLILTAGLAVGYYVMSLVDSSWPVWLAVVAAMACSFFVQSGEGAVFAAVPLIKRRLTGQIAGMTGAYGNVGAVTYLTVLSLVDYSTFFLVIAATAVVGFVALLAMEEPKGHMAEVNEDGSVELIKVS; this is encoded by the coding sequence ATGACAAGCGAGAAATTTAATTTATTTGTCTTCAGCGGCAAAATGAAAATCCTGCATCTGAGCTGGATGGCATTTTTTATTACCTTTTTAGTGTGGTTTAACCATGCTCCTATGTTACAGGCCATTGCCTCAAGCCTTGGCCTGGCCCCATCAGAAGTAAAAACTCTGCTGATTCTGAACGTTGCCCTGACAATTCCGGCGCGGGTAATTATTGGTATGCTGACTGACCGCTTCGGCCCACGGATTGTCTATTCATTGCTACTGGCGATCTGTTCGATTCCGTGTTTTATGTTTGCTTTAGCCGATGACTTTGCCCAAGCCGCTATCGCGCGCTTTATGCTGGGCTTTATTGGTGCTGGTTTTGTGATTGGTATCCGGATGGTGTCAGAATGGTTCCCGGCTAATGAATTAGGTACTGCTGAAGGAATTTATGGCGGCTGGGGTAATTTTGGTTCTGCTGCGGCTGCCTTTACTTTACCGGTTGTCGCACTGGCATTTGGTGGCGATGATGGCTGGCGTTATGCGATTGGTCTGACGGGTGTATTAAGCCTGTTATTCAGTTTTATTTATTACGCTAACGTCTCAGATACCCCAAAAGGCTCTACCTATTTCCGCCCGAAAAACCTCGGCGCGTTAGAAGTGACCAGTAAAGGCGATTTCTTCTTTTTGGTGATTATGAAGATCCCGATGTACGCGGCTCTGGCTTTATTAACCTGGAAATTGTCGCCACAAGGAGTGAGCCTGCTGTCAGAAACCACCGCGCTGTTGTGTTACGTCGGTTTGGTGCTGTTGTTCCTGTATGAATTAACGCATGTCTGGAAAGTGAATAAGCACGTTTTTGAAGCGCCGGTGGATGAAATTCATCAGTACAAATTTAAGCAGGTTGCGGTACTGAATGTGTTGTATTTTGCTACCTTTGGTTCTGAACTGGCGGTGGTGTCTATGCTGCCGTTGTTTTTTGCTGAAACCTTTGAGCTGACACCGGTTGTGGCTGGTATGGTGGCTTCGGCGTACGCCTTTATGAATTTGATGTCGCGCCCGGGCGGCGGCTGGTTATCGGATAAATTTGGCCGTAAATCCACCTTGCTGATTCTGACTGCGGGTCTGGCGGTGGGCTATTACGTTATGTCGCTGGTCGACAGCAGCTGGCCGGTGTGGCTGGCAGTGGTTGCGGCGATGGCCTGTTCTTTCTTTGTACAATCCGGAGAGGGGGCGGTGTTTGCCGCGGTACCTCTGATTAAGCGTCGTTTAACCGGACAAATTGCGGGTATGACGGGTGCATACGGTAACGTTGGTGCGGTTACTTACCTGACGGTATTGTCTTTGGTTGATTATTCCACCTTCTTCCTGGTGATTGCGGCAACGGCTGTGGTGGGTTTTGTTGCGCTGTTGGCGATGGAAGAACCTAAAGGTCATATGGCGGAAGTCAATGAAGATGGTTCGGTTGAGTTAATTAAGGTTTCTTAA
- the nirD gene encoding nitrite reductase small subunit NirD: protein MSDWVTVCELTDIAPDTGVCAALNNEQVALFRFGDGEQVFAVSNFDPFGKANVLSRGIIGSIGEQLVVASPLYKQHFDLQTGACLEDDSVSLKTFSVKVENNQVLLAA, encoded by the coding sequence ATGTCTGATTGGGTAACTGTGTGTGAATTAACTGACATTGCGCCGGATACCGGCGTGTGTGCAGCATTAAATAATGAGCAGGTTGCACTGTTTCGTTTTGGTGACGGCGAGCAGGTGTTTGCTGTGTCGAACTTTGATCCATTTGGTAAAGCGAATGTCCTGTCTCGCGGGATTATTGGTTCAATTGGTGAGCAGCTGGTGGTGGCATCGCCGCTGTATAAGCAGCATTTTGACCTGCAAACCGGGGCTTGCCTGGAAGATGATTCAGTCAGTCTGAAAACATTTTCAGTGAAAGTTGAGAATAATCAGGTGCTATTAGCCGCCTGA
- the nirB gene encoding nitrite reductase large subunit NirB encodes MSTLPHVSPSTPKRIIVVGNGMVGHQFLANLAASENASDYELITFSEEPRLAYDRVQLSKYFSGATADDLSLTSESEYQQNNIRYLLNDKVVAIDSSAKTITTANGNVEAYDKLVLATGSYPFVPPIPGKDQEHCLVYRTIEDLEAISASAAQSKVGVVVGGGLLGLEAANALKQAGLDTHVVEFAPRLMAVQLDNGGGEVLRKKIEELDVTVHTEKNTQEIVAGETCRYRMNFADGSFLETDMILFSAGIRPQDELARQFDLQIGERGGIVINNACQTSDPDIYAIGECALWENMIFGLVAPGYQMAKVAMNHIQACYSDSESSLEFQGADMSTKLKLLGVDVASIGDAHGNSEGCQSYVFKDEVSDVYKRLIVSADGKKLLGAVLVGDVEAYGSLLQLKLNDMDIPGDPAALLLPAGSSDEEGGAGLGVAALPETAQICSCFDVTKGDIAAAVQGGCCTMGDIKDATKASTGCGGCAALTKQVMDAELASLGVEVNNDLCEHFAYSRQELADIIRVKGFTTFKDVLAEHGKGHGCEICKPTIGSILASFENEYVLKDEHIGLQDTNDIFLGNMQKDGTYSIVPRVAGGEITPDKLIVLGEVAKEYDLYTKITGGQRIDLFGAQLHELPDIWKTLVDAGFETGHAYGKSLRTVKSCVGSTWCRYGVLDSVSMAIALENRYKGLRSPHKIKFAVSGCTRECAEAQSKDIGVIATENGWNLYVCGNGGMRPRHTDLFATDLDDETLIKYIDRVLMFYVRTADRLQRTSVWMENMEGGVDYLKQVVIEDSLGINAELEDAMTKVVGTYQCEWKTTIENPEKLKRFKHFINSDAEDAGLYYVRERGQRRPATEAEKIELIELNPVE; translated from the coding sequence ATGAGCACATTACCGCACGTAAGCCCTTCCACCCCAAAACGTATTATCGTTGTGGGCAACGGCATGGTTGGTCACCAATTTCTGGCAAATCTGGCCGCTTCTGAAAACGCATCCGATTATGAACTGATTACCTTCTCTGAAGAACCGCGCCTCGCTTATGACCGGGTTCAACTCAGTAAGTATTTTTCCGGTGCGACAGCTGACGATTTATCCCTGACATCTGAGAGTGAATATCAGCAAAACAACATTCGTTATCTGCTAAATGACAAGGTGGTGGCGATTGATAGCAGCGCTAAAACCATTACCACGGCCAATGGCAATGTTGAAGCTTATGACAAACTGGTGTTAGCCACCGGTTCTTATCCTTTTGTTCCGCCGATTCCGGGTAAAGATCAGGAGCATTGTCTGGTCTACCGTACTATTGAAGATTTAGAAGCCATTTCAGCCTCCGCCGCACAAAGCAAAGTGGGTGTTGTTGTTGGTGGTGGTCTGTTAGGGCTTGAAGCGGCTAACGCTTTAAAACAAGCCGGTCTGGACACTCATGTGGTGGAATTTGCCCCACGTTTGATGGCGGTGCAGCTGGATAACGGTGGCGGTGAGGTATTACGCAAAAAAATTGAAGAATTAGACGTTACGGTTCATACCGAAAAAAATACGCAGGAAATTGTCGCCGGTGAAACCTGTCGCTATCGCATGAATTTTGCTGATGGCAGCTTCCTTGAAACCGATATGATTCTGTTCTCTGCCGGGATTCGTCCGCAAGACGAACTGGCTCGCCAGTTTGACCTTCAAATAGGCGAGCGCGGCGGTATCGTGATTAATAATGCCTGTCAGACATCCGACCCGGATATCTACGCCATTGGTGAATGCGCCCTGTGGGAAAATATGATTTTTGGTTTGGTAGCCCCGGGCTATCAGATGGCCAAAGTGGCAATGAATCATATTCAGGCTTGCTACAGCGATAGCGAATCCAGTCTGGAATTCCAGGGTGCGGATATGTCGACCAAGCTCAAGCTGCTGGGTGTTGATGTGGCTTCTATTGGTGATGCCCATGGCAATAGTGAAGGCTGCCAGTCGTATGTGTTTAAAGATGAAGTCAGCGACGTCTACAAGCGTTTGATTGTTTCTGCCGATGGTAAAAAACTGCTGGGCGCTGTGTTGGTGGGCGATGTGGAAGCGTATGGCTCCCTGTTGCAGCTGAAACTGAATGATATGGATATTCCGGGCGATCCGGCTGCTCTGTTATTACCGGCAGGCAGTAGCGATGAAGAGGGTGGTGCAGGTTTAGGTGTTGCAGCGTTACCGGAAACCGCTCAAATCTGTTCTTGCTTTGATGTTACCAAGGGCGATATTGCCGCCGCCGTGCAGGGTGGTTGCTGCACCATGGGTGACATTAAAGATGCTACCAAAGCGTCAACCGGCTGTGGCGGTTGTGCAGCATTGACCAAACAGGTGATGGATGCTGAACTGGCGTCGCTGGGTGTGGAAGTAAATAACGACCTGTGTGAGCACTTCGCCTATTCACGTCAGGAGCTGGCCGACATTATCCGGGTAAAAGGCTTTACCACGTTTAAAGACGTGTTAGCTGAGCATGGTAAAGGGCACGGTTGTGAAATCTGTAAGCCAACCATCGGCTCCATTCTGGCTTCATTCGAAAATGAATACGTATTAAAAGACGAGCATATTGGCCTGCAGGACACCAATGATATTTTCCTGGGCAATATGCAGAAAGACGGCACTTATTCGATTGTGCCACGGGTTGCCGGTGGTGAAATTACCCCTGACAAACTGATTGTTCTGGGTGAAGTGGCTAAAGAATACGACCTGTACACCAAAATTACTGGCGGTCAGCGTATCGACTTGTTTGGTGCGCAGTTGCATGAGCTGCCGGACATCTGGAAAACGCTGGTGGACGCCGGGTTTGAAACCGGCCATGCCTACGGTAAGTCACTACGTACTGTGAAATCGTGTGTGGGCAGTACCTGGTGCCGTTACGGTGTACTGGATTCTGTGTCGATGGCGATTGCGCTGGAAAATCGCTACAAAGGCCTGCGTTCGCCACACAAAATTAAATTTGCGGTATCCGGTTGTACCCGTGAATGTGCCGAAGCACAAAGTAAAGATATTGGTGTGATTGCTACGGAAAATGGCTGGAACCTGTATGTGTGTGGTAACGGTGGTATGCGCCCACGCCATACCGATTTATTCGCCACCGACCTGGATGACGAAACCCTGATCAAATATATCGACCGCGTACTGATGTTTTATGTACGTACCGCCGATCGTCTGCAACGCACCTCGGTATGGATGGAGAATATGGAAGGCGGCGTTGACTACCTCAAGCAGGTGGTGATCGAAGACAGCCTGGGAATTAACGCCGAGCTGGAAGATGCCATGACCAAAGTGGTTGGCACTTATCAGTGTGAGTGGAAAACCACCATCGAAAACCCTGAAAAACTGAAACGCTTTAAGCACTTTATTAATTCAGATGCAGAAGATGCGGGCTTGTATTACGTACGCGAGCGTGGACAGCGCCGTCCGGCAACCGAAGCCGAAAAAATCGAATTAATTGAGCTAAACCCTGTGGAATAA
- a CDS encoding bifunctional protein-serine/threonine kinase/phosphatase, producing MGDQLTVSFGGFSTAGIKDENQDAFAAHQPGLSQAKYKGIGACIADGVSCSDQAQLASSTAVTHFLQDYYCTPDSWDVKTSAGKVLSSLNAWLFHHGQQASARHNSLVTTFSALIAKSTSAHIFHAGDSRIYRYRPQKAETAAEFEQLTRDHCIAQGNPQKGGKTFLSRALGMDNYLEVDYHCVDIQAGDYFVFSTDGAHEYLSAADIQQCLSELTPDDKQHQFEKACQQLVGTALDRGSDDNCSLFLVRIEQVPAPDMEEAQRQLTQRVIPPALDVGHKIDQLSVEKVLYSGSRSHVYRVKNNDGKHYVLKAPSENFSDDLVYLDGFSREQWVGNRVDHPNVMKIYPVRDGSRFLYHLCEYIEGQSLRQWLHDTDKPSLDQVRDITEQIIRGLRAFQRLGMVHRDLKPENILITPQGQVKLIDFGTVSVRGISESAGSIKEDCPVGSVQYIAPEYVMTGQAGVQSDLFSLAVIVYEMLAGHSPYRMDDVHRRTPKSTSEWRYISLRQHRPDLPRWLDLTLEKGTHPNWQKRYPAYSEFIQDLKQPNPQLLRHAHKRPLIERNPVRFWKSTSIVLLILVLLLTWKLLQR from the coding sequence ATGGGCGATCAGTTAACCGTCAGTTTTGGCGGGTTCTCCACCGCAGGCATTAAAGACGAAAATCAGGATGCTTTCGCAGCGCACCAGCCCGGCCTGTCTCAGGCTAAATACAAAGGCATTGGGGCTTGTATTGCTGACGGTGTAAGTTGCAGTGATCAGGCGCAGCTGGCTTCATCCACCGCGGTCACGCATTTTTTGCAGGATTATTACTGCACCCCTGACAGCTGGGATGTCAAAACATCCGCAGGCAAGGTGCTGTCATCATTAAATGCCTGGTTATTTCATCACGGACAACAAGCCAGTGCGCGTCATAACAGCCTGGTCACAACCTTCAGTGCTTTAATTGCCAAATCAACCAGTGCTCATATTTTTCATGCCGGTGATAGCCGGATTTATCGTTATCGGCCGCAAAAGGCTGAAACGGCGGCAGAATTTGAACAACTCACCCGTGACCATTGTATTGCTCAGGGGAACCCACAAAAGGGGGGTAAAACCTTTCTGAGTCGGGCGCTGGGGATGGATAATTATCTGGAGGTGGATTATCACTGCGTGGATATTCAGGCTGGTGACTATTTTGTTTTTTCGACAGACGGCGCCCATGAATATTTGTCTGCGGCTGATATTCAGCAGTGCCTGAGCGAATTAACGCCAGATGACAAACAACACCAGTTTGAAAAAGCCTGTCAGCAGTTGGTTGGCACGGCGCTGGATCGTGGTAGTGATGATAACTGCAGCCTGTTTCTGGTTCGTATTGAACAAGTGCCGGCACCGGATATGGAAGAAGCACAGCGCCAGCTGACACAACGGGTTATTCCACCGGCGCTGGATGTTGGTCATAAAATTGATCAGCTCAGCGTGGAAAAAGTGCTGTATTCAGGCAGTCGCAGTCATGTGTACCGTGTGAAAAACAACGACGGCAAGCACTATGTATTAAAAGCACCGTCTGAGAATTTTAGTGATGATCTGGTTTATCTGGATGGTTTTTCCCGGGAGCAGTGGGTCGGAAACCGGGTTGATCATCCGAATGTGATGAAAATATATCCGGTTCGGGATGGCAGTCGTTTTTTATACCACTTATGTGAATATATTGAAGGGCAGTCATTACGCCAGTGGCTGCATGACACCGACAAACCATCGCTCGATCAGGTGCGTGACATAACCGAGCAGATAATCCGTGGATTACGGGCGTTTCAGCGTCTGGGTATGGTACATCGTGATCTTAAGCCGGAGAATATTCTGATTACTCCACAAGGCCAGGTGAAGTTAATTGATTTTGGCACAGTTTCGGTCAGAGGAATCTCCGAATCAGCTGGCAGTATCAAGGAAGACTGTCCGGTGGGTTCGGTACAATACATTGCCCCTGAATATGTGATGACAGGGCAGGCAGGGGTGCAGAGTGATTTATTCTCACTGGCCGTAATTGTGTACGAAATGCTCGCAGGTCATAGCCCTTATCGAATGGATGATGTGCATCGTCGTACGCCTAAATCAACGTCAGAATGGCGTTATATTTCTTTACGCCAGCATCGCCCGGATTTACCACGATGGCTGGATCTGACGCTGGAAAAAGGTACGCACCCGAATTGGCAGAAGCGTTATCCGGCCTATTCTGAGTTTATTCAGGACCTGAAACAACCGAATCCTCAGCTGTTACGTCATGCACATAAGCGTCCTTTAATCGAAAGAAACCCGGTTAGATTCTGGAAAAGTACCAGTATTGTTTTATTGATATTAGTGTTGTTGTTAACCTGGAAACTTCTGCAGCGATAA